A genomic region of Mesorhizobium sp. NZP2077 contains the following coding sequences:
- a CDS encoding DoxX family protein translates to MTAFDYAALLLRVSVGGLFLAHAYLKYFVFTPKGTTDYFQSLGVPGYFGLISIAAETAGGLGLIFGVATRLAAILLIPLMLGTIVLVHGKNGFWFTNAGGGWEYPALWIVCLIVIALIGSGHPALWPIWG, encoded by the coding sequence ATGACCGCCTTCGACTATGCCGCGCTGCTGCTTCGGGTCAGCGTCGGCGGCCTGTTTCTTGCCCATGCCTATCTGAAATACTTCGTCTTCACGCCCAAGGGCACAACCGACTATTTCCAGTCGCTCGGCGTGCCCGGTTATTTCGGCTTGATCTCCATCGCCGCCGAAACAGCCGGCGGCCTCGGCCTGATCTTCGGCGTGGCCACGCGGCTGGCGGCCATCCTGCTCATTCCCCTCATGCTGGGCACAATCGTGCTCGTTCACGGCAAGAATGGCTTCTGGTTCACCAATGCAGGCGGTGGCTGGGAATATCCGGCGCTTTGGATCGTCTGCCTGATCGTCATCGCCCTGATCGGTAGCGGCCATCCGGCACTTTGGCCGATCTGGGGATAG
- a CDS encoding LysR substrate-binding domain-containing protein translates to MARSDINRSGEIEVFVRVVEAGSFSAAARALRMTPSAVSKLIARLEARLGARLVSRSTRKLQLTPEGTAFYESGLRILADMAAAEREAAAGAAPRGRLRVNTYVPFGVHRLIPLLPGFLERYPEISVDLVLTDSVIDLMAERADVAIRAGPLGESRLVARKLGQSPVVMVAAPSYLETHGIPLTPADLDGHNRMGFGFVRHIDGWPFRDAEGRAIVIPITGNTLVSDGEAMRLMALAGAGIARLACWHVAADIAAGRLVALLEDFNPGDEEATHAVYVGQGRHLPARVRAFLDFLAETVRL, encoded by the coding sequence ATGGCGAGATCCGACATCAACCGCTCGGGCGAGATCGAAGTTTTTGTCCGCGTCGTCGAGGCGGGCAGTTTTTCCGCCGCCGCGCGTGCGCTGCGCATGACGCCGTCGGCGGTGAGCAAACTGATCGCGCGGCTGGAAGCCCGGCTTGGCGCGCGGCTGGTCAGCCGCTCAACGCGCAAGCTGCAGCTGACGCCTGAGGGGACCGCGTTCTATGAAAGCGGGCTGCGCATCCTGGCCGATATGGCGGCAGCCGAGCGCGAGGCGGCGGCGGGTGCCGCACCGCGTGGGCGGCTGCGCGTCAACACCTATGTGCCGTTCGGGGTGCACCGGCTGATCCCGCTGTTGCCGGGTTTCCTCGAACGCTATCCCGAAATTTCGGTCGATCTGGTGCTGACCGACAGCGTCATCGACCTGATGGCCGAACGCGCCGATGTCGCCATCCGCGCCGGTCCGCTCGGCGAATCACGGCTGGTGGCGCGCAAGCTCGGGCAGAGTCCTGTGGTCATGGTTGCGGCACCCTCCTACCTCGAAACGCATGGCATACCGCTGACGCCGGCCGATCTCGACGGCCACAACCGCATGGGCTTCGGCTTCGTCAGGCATATCGACGGCTGGCCGTTCCGCGACGCGGAGGGCCGCGCCATCGTGATCCCGATCACCGGCAACACGCTGGTCAGCGACGGCGAGGCGATGCGGCTGATGGCGCTGGCCGGAGCGGGCATTGCCCGGCTGGCGTGCTGGCACGTGGCGGCCGATATCGCCGCCGGGCGGCTGGTGGCGCTGCTGGAGGATTTCAATCCGGGCGACGAGGAGGCGACCCACGCCGTCTATGTCGGTCAGGGCCGGCACCTGCCGGCGCGAGTGCGGGCCTTTCTCGATTTCCTGGCCGAGACCGTGCGGCTCTGA
- the leuS gene encoding leucine--tRNA ligase translates to MATERYNPRASEPKWQKAWAEKKLFEAHNDDPKPKYYVLEMFPYPSGRIHIGHTRNYTMGDVVARYKRAKGFNVLHPMGWDAFGMPAENAAMQNKVHPKEWTYQNIATMREQLKVMGLSLDWAREFATCDVDYYHRQQMLFLDFVEKGLVTRKSSKVNWDPEDMTVLANEQVIDGRGWRSGALVEQRELTQWFFKITDFAQDLLESLDGLDEWPEKVKLMQQNWIGRSEGLLIRWPLASDIAGEHELEVYTTRPDTIFGASFMAVAADHPLAKKAAETNPELAKFIDEVRHMGTSVAALETAEKKGFDTGIRVVHPFDDNWTLPVYVANFVLMEYGTGAIFGCPSGDQRDLDFANKYGLPVIPVVMPEGADAKTFQITEEAYVDDGVMINSRFLDGMEPDRAFDEVAKLLEQKTIGNRPMAERKVNFRLRDWGISRQRYWGCPIPMIHCEACGVVPVPKADLPVKLPDDVDFDRPGNPLDRHPTWRHVKCPQCGGDARRETDTMDTFVDSSWYFARFTAPWAHEPTDPKAANEWLPVDQYIGGIEHAILHLLYSRFFTRAMRETGHVDLAEPFKGLFTQGMVVHETYRVGSASNGRWLAPTEVRLEGLDGERRAFDIATGETVTIGPLEKMSKSKKNTVSPEDITDGYGADTARWFMLSDSPPERDVEWTDDGAAGAHRFMQRIWRLVATAAETLADVKPAAADAGEAGAVSKATHKILKAVGEDIEKLGFNRAIARIYELANVLTTPLNAVAEGKADAALKGACRQAVEILVHLVAPVMPHLAEECWETLGGTDLVAERQWPVFDPALVVDNEVTYPVQVNGKKRGDLTIARDADQGAVEKAVLALDFVQKALEGKAPRKVIIVPQRIVNVVA, encoded by the coding sequence ATGGCAACCGAACGATACAACCCGCGTGCGTCAGAGCCCAAATGGCAGAAGGCCTGGGCTGAGAAGAAGCTGTTCGAAGCGCACAATGACGACCCGAAGCCGAAATACTACGTGCTCGAGATGTTTCCCTACCCGTCGGGGCGCATCCATATCGGCCACACCCGCAACTACACGATGGGCGATGTGGTGGCGCGCTACAAGCGGGCCAAGGGCTTCAACGTGCTGCACCCGATGGGCTGGGACGCCTTCGGCATGCCGGCGGAAAACGCGGCTATGCAGAACAAGGTTCACCCCAAGGAATGGACCTACCAGAACATCGCTACCATGCGCGAGCAGCTCAAGGTCATGGGCCTGTCGCTGGACTGGGCGCGCGAATTCGCCACTTGCGATGTCGATTACTACCACCGCCAGCAGATGCTGTTCCTCGATTTCGTCGAGAAGGGGCTGGTGACGCGCAAATCCTCCAAGGTCAACTGGGACCCGGAGGACATGACGGTGCTCGCCAACGAGCAGGTCATCGATGGGCGCGGCTGGCGCTCGGGCGCGCTGGTCGAACAGCGTGAGCTGACGCAGTGGTTCTTCAAGATCACCGATTTTGCGCAGGACCTGCTGGAATCGCTCGACGGCCTCGACGAATGGCCCGAGAAAGTGAAGCTGATGCAGCAGAACTGGATCGGCCGTTCGGAAGGCCTGCTGATCCGTTGGCCTCTGGCCTCGGACATCGCCGGCGAGCATGAGCTGGAAGTCTACACGACGCGGCCCGATACCATTTTCGGCGCCTCCTTCATGGCCGTCGCCGCCGATCACCCGCTGGCCAAAAAAGCCGCCGAGACCAATCCGGAGCTGGCGAAGTTCATCGACGAGGTCCGCCATATGGGCACTTCGGTGGCGGCGCTGGAGACGGCCGAGAAGAAAGGTTTCGACACCGGCATCCGAGTCGTCCATCCCTTTGACGACAACTGGACGCTGCCGGTCTACGTCGCCAACTTCGTGCTGATGGAATACGGCACCGGCGCCATCTTCGGCTGCCCGTCCGGCGACCAGCGCGACCTCGACTTCGCCAACAAATACGGCCTGCCGGTGATCCCCGTGGTGATGCCGGAGGGTGCCGACGCGAAGACCTTCCAGATCACCGAAGAAGCCTATGTCGACGACGGCGTGATGATCAATTCACGCTTCCTCGACGGCATGGAGCCGGACCGCGCCTTCGACGAGGTGGCGAAGCTGTTGGAGCAGAAGACGATCGGCAACCGGCCAATGGCCGAGCGCAAGGTCAATTTCCGCCTGCGCGACTGGGGCATTTCGCGCCAGCGCTACTGGGGCTGCCCGATCCCAATGATCCATTGCGAGGCTTGCGGCGTGGTGCCGGTGCCGAAGGCCGACCTGCCGGTCAAGCTGCCCGATGATGTCGATTTCGACCGGCCGGGCAATCCGCTCGACCGGCATCCGACCTGGCGGCATGTGAAGTGCCCGCAATGCGGTGGGGATGCGCGGCGCGAAACCGACACGATGGATACGTTCGTCGATTCGTCCTGGTATTTCGCCCGCTTCACTGCGCCCTGGGCGCACGAGCCGACCGATCCCAAGGCGGCCAATGAATGGCTACCGGTCGACCAGTATATTGGCGGCATCGAGCATGCGATCCTGCATCTGCTCTATTCGCGCTTCTTCACCCGTGCCATGCGCGAGACCGGCCATGTCGACCTGGCCGAGCCGTTCAAGGGCCTGTTCACGCAAGGCATGGTGGTGCACGAGACCTATCGTGTCGGATCGGCATCGAATGGCCGCTGGCTGGCGCCGACCGAGGTGCGGCTGGAGGGCCTCGACGGCGAACGCCGCGCCTTCGACATCGCCACCGGCGAGACCGTTACCATCGGCCCGCTCGAGAAGATGTCGAAGTCGAAGAAGAACACGGTGAGCCCGGAAGACATCACCGATGGCTACGGCGCCGACACGGCGCGCTGGTTCATGCTGTCGGATTCGCCGCCCGAGCGCGACGTCGAATGGACCGATGATGGCGCCGCCGGCGCGCATCGCTTCATGCAGCGCATCTGGCGGCTGGTAGCGACTGCGGCCGAGACGCTGGCCGACGTCAAGCCTGCCGCGGCTGACGCCGGTGAGGCGGGAGCGGTCTCGAAGGCCACGCATAAGATCCTGAAGGCCGTCGGCGAGGACATCGAGAAGCTCGGCTTCAACCGTGCCATCGCCCGCATCTATGAACTGGCCAACGTGCTGACCACGCCGCTCAACGCGGTGGCGGAAGGCAAGGCCGATGCGGCACTCAAAGGCGCCTGCCGCCAGGCGGTGGAGATCCTGGTGCATCTGGTCGCACCGGTCATGCCGCATCTGGCCGAAGAGTGCTGGGAGACGCTCGGCGGCACCGATCTGGTCGCCGAACGGCAGTGGCCGGTCTTCGATCCGGCACTGGTCGTCGACAACGAAGTGACCTATCCGGTTCAGGTCAACGGCAAGAAGCGGGGGGATTTGACAATTGCCCGCGACGCGGACCAAGGTGCGGTCGAAAAAGCGGTATTGGCTCTCGACTTCGTGCAGAAAGCGCTCGAAGGTAAGGCTCCGCGCAAGGTGATCATCGTGCCGCAGAGGATCGTCAATGTCGTTGCCTGA
- a CDS encoding aldo/keto reductase produces MRYNQLENTGMFVSELCLGTMTFGAAGENAQWGLIASLDQKGVNEIVGRSIAAGVNFFDTADVYSFGQSERLLGQSLRDLGVARSSVVIATKVHGAKGQGPNERGSSRGHIMDSVDAGLERLQLDHIDLYQLHGTDAVTPIDETLRGLDDLVASGKVRYVGVSNWAAWRIAKALGIADRKGFARFETIQSYYSIAGRDLEREIVPLINEEKLGLMVWSPMAGGLLSGKYGPGAPGNGEGRRASFNFPPVNEDRAWAAVAVMREIAKKHDVSVATVALGYVLAKPFVMSVIIGASRVDQLEQNLAATEVKLDADDLAKLDEASALPSEYPGWMLERQAAGRRPAPFVPKA; encoded by the coding sequence ATGCGTTATAACCAGCTTGAAAATACGGGTATGTTCGTCTCCGAACTGTGCCTCGGCACCATGACCTTCGGCGCCGCCGGCGAAAATGCCCAATGGGGCCTGATCGCCAGCCTCGACCAAAAGGGCGTCAATGAGATTGTCGGCCGCTCGATAGCCGCCGGGGTCAATTTCTTCGACACCGCCGACGTCTACTCCTTCGGTCAGTCCGAGCGCCTGCTCGGCCAGTCGCTTAGGGATCTCGGTGTCGCCAGGTCGAGCGTGGTCATCGCCACTAAGGTCCACGGCGCCAAGGGCCAGGGCCCGAACGAGCGCGGCTCCTCGCGCGGCCACATCATGGATTCGGTCGATGCCGGCCTCGAACGGCTGCAGCTCGACCATATCGATCTCTATCAGTTGCACGGCACCGACGCCGTCACGCCCATCGACGAGACGCTAAGGGGACTCGACGATCTCGTTGCCAGCGGCAAGGTCCGCTATGTCGGCGTGTCGAACTGGGCGGCGTGGCGCATCGCCAAGGCGCTCGGCATCGCCGACCGCAAGGGCTTCGCCCGCTTCGAGACCATCCAGTCCTATTATTCGATCGCCGGCCGCGACCTCGAGCGCGAGATCGTGCCCCTGATCAACGAGGAAAAGCTCGGCCTGATGGTGTGGTCGCCGATGGCCGGCGGCCTGCTCTCCGGCAAATACGGCCCCGGCGCGCCTGGCAATGGCGAGGGCCGCCGCGCGTCCTTCAACTTCCCGCCGGTCAATGAGGACCGCGCCTGGGCGGCCGTCGCCGTCATGCGCGAGATTGCAAAAAAGCATGATGTCAGCGTCGCCACGGTGGCGCTCGGCTATGTCCTGGCCAAGCCTTTCGTGATGAGCGTGATCATCGGCGCCAGCCGCGTGGACCAGCTCGAGCAGAACCTTGCCGCCACTGAAGTGAAGCTCGACGCGGACGATCTCGCCAAGCTCGATGAGGCCAGCGCGCTCCCGTCCGAATATCCCGGCTGGATGCTGGAGCGCCAGGCGGCTGGCCGGCGCCCTGCCCCCTTCGTGCCGAAGGCCTGA
- a CDS encoding usg protein has translation MRDHSEMDLMLKGYGLTTAKILYHFPDHPHLLQSFIWQDYDLAPKFPVLIRFIEFWKAKLDGPLHSVVYTHQKLIAPNEWRKVDGEFVLH, from the coding sequence ATGCGCGACCATTCCGAAATGGACTTGATGCTCAAGGGCTATGGCTTGACCACGGCCAAGATTCTTTATCACTTCCCCGACCATCCGCATCTGCTGCAGAGCTTCATCTGGCAGGACTACGACCTGGCGCCGAAGTTTCCGGTGCTGATCCGGTTCATCGAATTCTGGAAAGCCAAGCTGGACGGGCCACTGCACTCGGTCGTCTACACGCACCAGAAACTGATCGCGCCAAATGAATGGCGCAAGGTGGATGGCGAGTTCGTGCTGCACTGA
- the lptE gene encoding LPS assembly lipoprotein LptE has translation MSLPDREKTERSRLLRRIAVAGLIGSLALVSACTVRPLYSNAPLSPGSSTTANSELASIAIKPVKTRYAQQVRNNLIFGFGRGAGEPASPVYSLDLTVTEAVESSALVQVQTDQDEPTAGSVTLTASYTLTDATTGAVVTVGKRAITSSFDRPRQEFASYRAQIDAENRAARELAEALQLSIAQDLVRHGKKAG, from the coding sequence ATGTCGTTGCCTGATCGGGAAAAGACAGAGCGGAGCCGTTTGCTGCGCCGCATCGCGGTTGCCGGCCTGATCGGCTCGCTTGCGCTGGTTTCGGCCTGCACGGTGCGGCCGCTCTATTCCAATGCGCCGCTGTCGCCCGGCTCGAGCACTACAGCCAATTCCGAACTGGCGTCGATCGCCATCAAGCCGGTCAAGACGCGCTATGCCCAGCAGGTGCGCAACAATCTGATCTTCGGCTTCGGGCGCGGCGCCGGCGAACCGGCCTCGCCGGTTTATTCGCTTGATCTCACCGTGACCGAGGCCGTCGAATCCTCGGCCCTCGTTCAGGTCCAAACCGATCAGGACGAGCCGACCGCTGGTTCGGTGACACTGACCGCCAGCTATACGCTGACCGATGCGACAACCGGCGCCGTCGTCACGGTCGGCAAGCGCGCGATCACCTCGTCCTTCGACAGGCCGCGCCAGGAATTCGCCTCGTATCGGGCGCAGATCGATGCCGAAAATCGCGCCGCGCGTGAACTGGCTGAGGCCCTGCAGCTGTCCATCGCCCAGGATCTGGTCCGGCACGGCAAGAAGGCTGGCTAG
- a CDS encoding YggS family pyridoxal phosphate-dependent enzyme, which produces MGETVQQFFAVKAKIAAAEQEARREAGAVTLVAVSKTFDAADIQPVIEAGQRVFGENRVQEAQGKWPDLKQAFADIELHLIGPLQSNKAKEAVALFDVIETVDRDKIAAELAKEVARQGRTPKLYVQVNTGSEPQKAGIEPRDAVAFVARCRDVHGLAIEGLMCIPPADENPGPHFALLEKLGREAGVAKLSMGMSGDYETAIAFGATSVRVGSAIFGSR; this is translated from the coding sequence ATGGGTGAAACCGTTCAGCAGTTTTTCGCGGTCAAGGCGAAGATCGCCGCCGCCGAGCAGGAGGCCCGCCGCGAAGCCGGCGCGGTGACGCTGGTCGCCGTCTCCAAGACCTTTGACGCCGCCGACATCCAGCCGGTGATCGAGGCCGGCCAGCGCGTCTTCGGCGAGAACCGCGTCCAGGAGGCGCAAGGCAAATGGCCTGATCTGAAGCAGGCCTTTGCTGATATCGAACTGCATTTGATCGGTCCGCTGCAATCGAACAAGGCCAAGGAAGCAGTGGCGCTGTTCGACGTCATCGAAACGGTCGACCGCGACAAGATCGCCGCCGAACTCGCCAAGGAAGTTGCCCGGCAGGGCCGCACCCCAAAACTCTATGTCCAGGTCAACACCGGTTCCGAGCCGCAGAAGGCCGGCATCGAGCCCCGCGACGCCGTGGCCTTTGTCGCCCGCTGCCGCGATGTCCACGGCCTCGCCATCGAAGGCCTGATGTGCATCCCGCCGGCGGACGAGAACCCCGGCCCGCATTTCGCCCTGCTGGAAAAGCTTGGGCGCGAGGCCGGCGTCGCCAAACTGTCGATGGGCATGTCCGGCGACTATGAGACGGCGATCGCCTTCGGCGCCACCAGCGTCCGCGTCGGCTCGGCGATTTTCGGCAGCCGGTAG
- a CDS encoding type II toxin-antitoxin system Phd/YefM family antitoxin: MNWDIQSEKCNLSKLLRQLRERGPQTITVHGKPVAVVLAVEDYERLIGAKPSLAEHLLSGPGWHDDFAEEVNRRSNTMIRVIDL, from the coding sequence ATGAACTGGGATATTCAGAGCGAAAAGTGCAATCTCTCGAAGCTGTTGAGGCAGTTGCGAGAAAGAGGGCCGCAAACCATTACCGTGCACGGAAAGCCAGTTGCCGTCGTATTGGCTGTTGAGGACTATGAACGGCTGATCGGGGCAAAACCTTCGCTTGCGGAACATCTTCTTTCCGGTCCCGGGTGGCATGACGACTTCGCCGAGGAGGTCAATCGTCGCTCAAATACGATGATCCGGGTCATCGATCTCTGA
- a CDS encoding aldo/keto reductase produces the protein MDYRRLGTSGLKVPALSFGAGTFGGSGPLFGAWGNSDAVEARRLIDICLEAGVNLFDTADVYSSGASEEVLGEALKGRRDAVLISTKTSLPMGDGPADYGSSRSRLIKAVDAGLKRLGTDYIDLLQLHAFDAGTPIEEVLSTLDDLVRAGKLRYVGVSNFSGWQVMKSLAEADKHGYPRYAAHQVYYSLVGRDYEWELMPLGLDQGVGALVWSPLGWGRLTGKIRRGQPLPEKSRLHDTASFGPPVEDEHLYRVMDALDAVAEEAGKTVPQIAINWLLQRPTVSSVIIGARNEEQLRQNLGAVGWSLTPEQVKKLDAASEVTAPYPYFPYRRQEGFARLNPPAV, from the coding sequence ATGGATTATCGACGTCTCGGCACTTCGGGCCTGAAAGTGCCCGCACTCTCGTTTGGCGCGGGAACCTTTGGCGGCTCCGGCCCGCTGTTCGGCGCCTGGGGCAACAGCGACGCCGTCGAAGCGCGGCGGCTGATCGACATCTGCCTGGAAGCCGGCGTCAATCTGTTCGACACCGCCGACGTCTATTCGAGCGGCGCTTCCGAAGAGGTGCTCGGCGAAGCGTTAAAAGGCCGCCGCGATGCCGTGCTGATCTCGACCAAGACCTCGCTGCCGATGGGTGACGGCCCGGCCGACTACGGCTCTTCGCGTTCGCGGCTGATCAAGGCGGTGGACGCCGGGCTGAAGCGCCTCGGCACCGATTACATCGACCTGTTGCAACTGCACGCCTTCGATGCCGGCACGCCGATCGAGGAGGTGCTGTCGACGCTGGACGACCTCGTACGCGCCGGCAAGCTGCGTTATGTCGGCGTCTCCAATTTCTCCGGCTGGCAAGTGATGAAGTCGCTGGCCGAGGCCGACAAGCACGGCTACCCGCGCTACGCTGCGCATCAGGTCTACTATTCGCTTGTTGGCCGCGACTATGAGTGGGAACTTATGCCGCTCGGCCTCGACCAGGGCGTCGGCGCGCTGGTGTGGAGCCCGCTCGGCTGGGGCCGCCTGACCGGAAAGATCCGTCGCGGCCAACCACTGCCGGAAAAGAGCCGGCTGCATGACACGGCAAGCTTTGGCCCGCCGGTCGAGGACGAGCATCTCTACCGGGTGATGGATGCGCTTGACGCGGTGGCCGAGGAGGCCGGCAAGACCGTGCCGCAGATCGCCATCAACTGGCTGTTGCAGCGCCCGACCGTTTCCTCCGTCATCATCGGCGCCCGCAACGAGGAACAACTGCGCCAGAACCTCGGCGCCGTCGGCTGGTCGCTGACGCCGGAGCAGGTGAAGAAACTCGACGCGGCAAGCGAAGTCACCGCACCCTACCCGTATTTTCCCTATCGGCGGCAGGAAGGCTTTGCTCGGCTGAACCCGCCGGCGGTCTGA
- a CDS encoding MFS transporter encodes MPLALYALAAGAFGIGVTEFVIMGLLLDVSKDLGVSISAAGQLISGYALGVVIGAPLLTIATANWPRKTVLLALMAIFTLGNLACALAPDYWTLMGARIITAFAHGTFFGVGSVVATGLVAPNKKASAIALMFTGLTIANILGVPLGTWLGQAFGWRATFWAVTLVGLAAFAVILALVARSQEAPEKSDLGTDLAVLRRTPVLLGLATTVLGYAGVFAVFTYIAPLLTEISGFKEAAVSPILLVFGGGLIAGNLAGGKVADRWLVPAVLGSLVVLALVLATMSFAIHSQVMAVIYVGLLGAAAFATVAPLQMWVLDKAQGAGQSLASSFNIAAFNLGNAAGAWLGGAVIAHGMGLSSLTWVAALLPVAALGVAGLALRIDRSNALGAPVSVRS; translated from the coding sequence ATGCCTCTTGCTCTCTATGCCCTCGCTGCCGGTGCCTTCGGCATTGGTGTCACCGAATTCGTCATCATGGGTCTGCTGCTCGATGTCAGCAAAGATCTCGGCGTCTCGATCTCGGCCGCCGGCCAGCTCATTTCGGGCTATGCGCTCGGCGTCGTCATTGGCGCGCCCTTACTCACCATCGCCACCGCCAACTGGCCACGCAAGACCGTGCTTCTGGCGCTGATGGCGATCTTCACGCTGGGCAATCTCGCCTGTGCGCTGGCGCCAGACTACTGGACGCTGATGGGCGCCCGCATCATCACCGCCTTCGCTCATGGCACCTTCTTTGGCGTCGGCTCGGTCGTCGCCACCGGCCTGGTCGCGCCCAACAAGAAGGCCTCGGCGATTGCGCTGATGTTCACCGGGCTCACCATCGCCAACATCCTCGGCGTACCCTTAGGCACCTGGCTCGGCCAGGCCTTTGGCTGGCGCGCCACCTTCTGGGCAGTGACGCTGGTCGGCCTGGCGGCCTTCGCAGTCATCCTGGCTCTGGTGGCGCGCAGCCAAGAGGCGCCCGAGAAGAGCGATCTGGGCACCGATCTTGCCGTGCTGCGCCGTACGCCCGTCCTGCTCGGCCTCGCCACCACCGTGCTCGGCTATGCCGGCGTCTTCGCCGTCTTCACCTACATCGCCCCGCTGCTGACCGAGATCAGCGGCTTCAAGGAAGCCGCCGTGTCGCCGATCCTGCTCGTCTTCGGTGGCGGACTCATCGCCGGCAATCTCGCCGGCGGCAAGGTCGCCGACCGCTGGCTGGTGCCGGCCGTGCTGGGCAGCCTCGTTGTGCTGGCGCTGGTGCTGGCAACCATGAGCTTTGCCATCCACAGCCAGGTCATGGCCGTCATCTATGTCGGCCTGCTCGGGGCCGCCGCTTTTGCCACCGTGGCGCCGCTGCAGATGTGGGTGCTGGACAAGGCGCAAGGGGCGGGCCAGAGCCTTGCCTCATCCTTCAACATCGCCGCCTTCAATCTCGGCAACGCCGCCGGTGCCTGGCTTGGTGGCGCGGTCATCGCCCATGGAATGGGGCTCAGTTCACTCACCTGGGTCGCCGCCTTGCTGCCGGTCGCAGCGCTCGGCGTGGCGGGATTGGCCCTGCGTATCGATCGTAGCAATGCGCTCGGCGCGCCTGTCTCCGTTCGGTCCTGA